GAAGGGATTACTTCACCTACGTGAAATAGGCTGTTTGTTTCAACTCAACTGGATGTCATTGATTGGCCGGTATGGGGTAGAGAGTCAGAAACAGGCCCGTTTTTTAGTCAATCAGCGGGTCATTGACTTTATCGGTAGTGATCTGCACCAGCCAAAAGATCTTAAAGACATGGCCCGTCTGCTCTACTCCAACGAATTACAACTGCTACAAAATCAACCCCTCCTCAATAATACGCTCTTCTAGCTTCTTTTGGGACCCCACGGCTTCTGTGGGGCTGGCGTGAGTCTGTAAAAGCCTATTCTATCTTCCGAAGAAACGGCCCCGCAACCCCAAATCTCCTCCTTATATTCGTTTATCATCATGTTTTATCGACTATAAACTGGCGCAATAAAAACGACTTTCGATTCCCGAATAGTAGCCATGGATTAGCATACCGCCCAGTAAATATCGAACTACTGAGCAAAAACGTAGTTTACTGACTTCATTTTTCAAGTATTCAGAAGTAAAATAGGGCTATTTATATATTTCATAGAGCATTTAGTGGATGATGTTAGAATATATGTTTTCAATAACCTATGAATATTAAACTAAATGTTTATATTATGATATTGGTACAGCGTGGGTTGCAGACTGGTGCATCTAAACATTTTTATTGGTTTGTTGTCCTTTTTTTGAAAACGTCAACAAATACTATGAAACAGAGCATCGCAATCCATAAGAGCCAGCTTCCCGTTTCCTCCAACGACGCCTTTGATAATCTGTATAAAAAATATGTCAAAAAGGTCTTTCAGAAATGTTTATCGGTAACCAATGATGTGGAGGCTGCCGAAGACTGTACACAGGATATTTTTCTTAAAGCCTTCACCCACCTGAAAGCGTTCAGAAATCAGTCCCGTTTGTCGACCTGGTTATATTCCATCGCGCATAATTACTGCCAGGATCGGATTCGACTGGAGAAGCGCTTAGCTACAGAGCGTATGACGCCTGGGATGGATGTCCGAAGCGATGAGACGAACGCTCAGGAATCAGTTGATGAGCAGATTCTGCAACTGGAGAATCTACTACAGCAATTGCCCAATGAGGAAGCCACCTTACTTCGCTTAAAGTATGAACAAAACCTGAGTATTCAGCAGCTTAGTCGGCGCTTTCATCTTTCGGAAAGCGCCATTAAAATGCGGCTTAAACGAAGCCGGGAGAAATTACGAGCACTAGCAGTAGCCTGTGATGAATGGAATGATTAAGAAGCAGGATTAACATAGACTTCTTAATAGTTTCTTCGAAGAAAAGTAGGCCTAAACCCAGATAAAAAGATTGCCGTTCACCCCGCATGCTCAGACATTTCTGAGTGTGCGGGGTGAACTATTTCGTATTAACGGATGATATTCGACTAAACCAGTTCCTGGATGGATCGTGAATAGTTATCCTGGACATTATACCTGAAAAAGTAAGTATGAAAACCACAGTGAAAGAACTTCGACTAATTCTGACTGTCGACAATCTGGATGAACTGATCCGCTTCTATCGGGATACGGTTGGGCTGGAAACATCGAAAGAATGGCATGAAGAAACCGGGAATGGTATTATTCTGGATGCGGGGCGAGCCTCGCTCGAACTCATTGATGCCAGCCACGCAGCCCGGATCGATGAACTGGAAGTAGGGAGCCGGGTATCTGGACCGATTCGGTTGGCGCTTCGTGTGACGGATTCAGTTTCGCAGGCTAGCGAACAACTCATTAAAGGTGGAGCGGTTGAAGTTGCCCCGCCAACAGTAGCACCTTGGAGTGAAGTCGCGCGAGTACAGACCCCCGATGGGATGCAGCTTACTTTGTTCGGTACCTCTACACTCGCTGATTAGCCTGAGGTGCGTAAATGCATCCCTTAGTGGAGGATAATCGGTTGCTATGAAGTTAGAAACTGAAAAAGCCTGGTCGTTATGCCAGGCTTTTCTTTTTCATACGTTGAGTAAATCAGGTAAAATTTATATCTAATGCTACTTCCTGTAGCGAACGACTAGCTCTAAAGGCAAATGCCTGATCTCTTTATATCTGAAATTATGCCATTCTAAATTGAGAAGGGCTAATAGGTTGATTTTCTGTTATATAAGCTTACGTGGTCCGGTAACACTATAACCTGAATTGTCATATTGGTGAGGTGTTGTTTCCCCGTTTTGTGGGTAGGTTGACACAAACAGGCTCCGAGGAAATTGAACAAATCGGGAGTTGTAGTTGTACATAATGCATACCAGTATAAAACATATGCCTGTCAAACTGCCTATACTTCTGGTGGATGATGATCCCCAACTTGTTGAAATCCTGAATCGGGCGGCTAGTCATGTGTTTCCTCTGGCTCATTTTATTCAGATTAGTAGCTTTTCTGAAGCGATTACCTACCTGGAGGCATTGAAGGAGCATGGCCCTAGGTTGGTTTTACTGGATATTGATCTGAAAGATAAGCACTCAGGCTTCGATTTTTTAACCTTGCTGAGGGAACACCCTCAGGGCAAGATGGTGCCCGTAGTCCTGCTGTCGGTAAATAGCGATGAACAGGTTGCCGAAGAAGCATATACGCTGGGGGCCAATGCCTTTACACAGAAGCCTGATACGTATGCCGACTGGAAAAAATATGTGAAGCTACTGAAGTTATACTGGTTTGAAACGGTAACAATACCCAAAGTCTGGTTAAAGCCATAAAGGGTCTCCTCAGTAATCGGTATCTGTGAACCGATTGGGATGTAGACAGTTCGACCAGTAGGCCACAATAGCCTGGAGTTGATTTTCAAGCTCAACAACACTTTGTTTCTTCTCGAAAAAACCCTGTATAGTCAACTCATAAGCTTCTTCTACAAGATGCTTATAAACAGGGTGAGTAAAAAATATAAACGGGATAGCCCGCTTCCGTAACTGGCTGTCTTCTTCGATCTGCCGTCGTAATTCCAGCCCATTCATCACATTCATACTCACTTCCGAGATGATCAGAAACGGTCGATCATTGGTGGTTCGCAGGTAATCGATGGCTTGCTGGCCATCAGTGAAAAAGAGTATAGGGCAATTCGGGGCAATTTTTTGCAACAAAGGTTTGAAAATGACCTGGTCGTCGTCGTCATCATCAATAAAGATAATCGGGTTATTAATTTCCATCTAGTTAATTCAGGTATATCAATGTGCGTGGATAGTATAACCTGGAAAAGGCCTAAAATGATTGAAGGGTGGAATAAAGACACAACTCACACCTGACAGCACTCCTCAGAAACGGTATGATCGCTACGCTGCAGGAAGGGTTTCCCTACGATGCGTGTCGGGGTATAGTGAACGCTCCATTCACTATACCCCGACAACTGAGTTACTACTTACCGACCGGAAATAAGGCATGCATTTTTAGCCTGTTGATGTCATAAGAGTTAATGGAATCATCGCCTACGTTTACCGTAATATTCGACACGCTTCCCGAATTGGCCGTTGTCCGGGTAATGGGGAAACCAACGACATACAGGCTACCGGCATTGATCAGTTCACTCGCGCTGATTGTCAGCGTATTTGTTGACTCGTTTGGGTGGTTATATGCCATCTGGTATTGGCGATAGCCACTGGGTTCGTCACTCCACCCGAAACATTGATGCTGGTGAGGGCATTTTTGAAGGTAAGGGATCCTATAAATGCCAAAAAAATCGCATACATCACCCAACTGCAACGAAACTGTTAAAGAATGAAACAGGAGTGTTAGTGTGTGTTTATGCCTATTCCGTACTTGCTGCCACATTGAATCGGTTGGCTTATAGCTGATCGATCACAGGTTGTACCATCGAGCTGGGTGATACGTAGCCCATTGGTTAATCAGGGTAAACAACTGCGACGTAGTATGATGGGTGACTATAGAAGTATGGTTAACGCTGCCAGTTGAGTTGGTGGGGAAGTTATGATAAACTAAACGATCGGTAGATTATGAATCCATTTGTTCCAATACGAACCAGCAAACGAATCAATCTGGTTAATATTGATCATGTAAAAAAACTGGAGCCGCTCGAAGGCGGACAGAAGACGCTGGTTGTACTGCGGAGCGGAACCCAGCTACGAGCGTTGGTACCATATAAGCGGTTGGTCAATATACTCCAGTATCGGGCCTCACAGGAAGGCCCCAACAGTCCAATCGCCAGTTCCATAAGGCCACTGGGGGCGCGGCAATCGCTGCCTCGGACTCAGCAAAGCGGTATAGCTGACTAATAGGCTTCGTCCACAGACCTGAAAAATTGGCCTTTAACAGCCAAAATTGGGTATTCGGCAAAATAAACTAGGAAGATTGCCGAATGGACTTAACATTTGTCAATACAGCTTTTTTTGATAGAAATCCTATGTATGAGACTGAAACACACCAATTATTAACTCAACTGCAAACTATTTACTTGGATTTGATGGAAATAGGGCCTGTTGACCGGACTCCCTACTACCGTTCGCGGATCGATGCCCTTGAGCGTGCCCATCAGCGTGTGAGTCAAGATATTGAGGATTGCCAGCAAATACTCGACGAGTTTGCATCTGAATTAGCTATAACCCGTGGCGCTCTTACGGACCTGGTAAGTGGGATGCGTAACTGATTAACAACCCCTCGGTAGTTCCAGACTCGACGTTCGGGAGATGTTTTTAGTGACGATTATCAGGTGTATTGTAACGCGGGAGGAATCCCGCGCTCATTAGTTGAAATCGCGGGATTCCTCCCGCGTTACAATACATATAGTTTGCGCCTGACGCTGTATATTCGTATTACCAAGGAAATGCTATCGGTTACGTATGTCAGGCGAAACGGTTATGTTCTTCTACTTCGGTGCTGTGAGCGCCATTTGGGTACTCAACGCCGTACGATGGAGTTTTTCCCGGACCTGGATCGATGGCCTGTTCACGTTGCTGGTTCTCATTTCATTTGGCCAGTCCGCTTTTTTTGCGCTCTTTGCCGAAAAGGTGCCTTTGTCTAAAGCGGGTTATCTGATTATTCATGTGCTTCACCGGGGGCTGATCAAACTGATTTTTCTGGAATTGATCTATCTACTTTTCAATGGGGCGATGTGGTCAGTTACTAACCAGAAACGGTGGCGCTGGGGGCAGCTTGGCCTGGTGATTTACACGCTGGTGAATGTGATCCTATTGTGGATAACCGATGAAGATTGGTATCGTTCTATAACTGGTCATGTCGCTTCTGGCCTATATTGGTGTCTGCTGATTGGCATTAGCGGAATGGGTATTCGAATTGCGGCTCAGCGAAAGGATGCGATTGGAAAAACTTTTATTTTGGGGAGCGTATTTATGCTCCTGAACGAGCTGTACGTTTTGATTTATGCCTGGCTGCATAGATGGCCATTTCCCGATCCGGTCATTTCCATTGACCTTCAGCGGCAGATACTCTGGGGCGAGCGTATTATTGAGCTACTCTGGTTTTCGCTTTGTCTCGTGTTTTATCAGCGTACAATTGCCGTGGCCGAAGCTGTTGAACAGACGAAGCTTGCCGAACAACTCAAACAGGAACGCCTTGAGACCGAGTTGACGATGCGTCGGCTGGAACAGGAAAAAACGTCGGTACAGCTACGAGCCCTCCAGGCACAGGTCAATCCGCACTTTCTGTTTAACAGCCTCAACTCGCTGTCGGCTCTAATCGACGACGATCAGCAACGGGCCAGCCAGTTTGTCGACGAATTGAGCCAGGTGTACCGCTACCTGCTAAAGGCAAGCGAACAACCGCTTACCAGCCTGGACAGTGAACTCGATTTCATTGAATCGTATTACCACCTCTTGAAAACCCGACACGGTAATGGACTGAGCTTAACGGTTCAGGTTGAGTCAGATTATCGGTCTGGCCTGATTCCGCCCCTGACGCTTCAGCTACTGGTCGAAAATGCGGTTAAACACAATATTGCTCTTGCCAGCGAGCCTTTACATATCCGTATTTCCACTGACGAGCTTGGCTATCTGGAGGTTAGCAATAACCTGCAACGTAAGCGTTCGGCTGTGCTATCGAATGGTATAGGCCTGTCGACAATTATTGCTCAGTACCAGAAACTTGAGCAGCCTGTCCCTGATATTCTGGAAGGTGATGGACGTTTCAGGGTTCGTTTGCCTCTTATTCGACCCATTGGTGAATTCGCCTAGTCGGGTTGTGTTCCACTTATCAGGCGTTTTCCTCCTGCCATTCGTTTTTGGCTACCAGTTACCAGACTGTAGTTGATCCTCCCTCTGGCCGACGACTACTTTTGTTTCCGCAGGCACCCACAGCTGTACCCTGACACAGGCTGTTTGAGACGTTGCCCTTCATCTTTTTTAATAACAACCAATAAAACAACAATTATGAACACGCTCCCTAATGCTGCTAACCATGTTTCGGTACTGGACAATTACGTAGCCGTCTTGAAGAAGTACAACGATTTCAACGGACGCGCTCGCCGAAGCGAATACTGGTATTTTTTTCTGGTCAATGTCATTGTTACGCAAGGGCTGAATTTTGTCAATATATTGATTTTCAACGGATCTGGCGTAGTTGGAGGGCTACTTATGTTGCTGAATCTGGCAATTTTGGTTCCTTCGGTCGCTGTTGCTATTCGGCGGATGCACGATGTAGGAAAAAGTGGCTGGTATGCGCTGATTCCATTTTATAATCTGATTCTGGCCTGCACCGAAGGGGTTAAGGGAGCCAACGAATACGGTAACTACCCTAAGCAAAACGCCTGATTCGTTAAAATCGACTGTATCCTTTCTAGTTTTTTTTTGCGTATATAGCATACCGTTATGCACTACACGGCCATCTATGATCTTTGGGCTAAGCCTCTGATCGATTGGCGCTCCCTGGTTTTGCCGTTCGGTCTGGCAGTGGCCGCTTTAGTGGCTGCATATTTCACCCGTCCGGGCAGTGGCCGTACCGGCCTGCTAATCTTTTCGGTTGCAGCCGTTGTGGTGTCGGTTGGTATACCCTCTTTTGACCTATATCAATTAAAACGACATAAGCCCGTCACGGTCGAAGGCCCCATTGTAGGATATTGGGAGAAAGAATGGGTTGAACGCAGGGATGGGAAGAACAACTCGTATAGCTATGAAGCGTTTCAGGTCGATACCGTTTCGTTCGGCTATTACCGCAATGTGGGTATGGCGGGTTTCCATAATGGAGAGGCTGAGCGGATTCCCCTGCATGATGGTATGTTTGTGCGTATTCAATACGTGCCCGAAAGGCAACTTGACGACGACCGCATCCTGAATCGCATAGTGAAGCTGGAGATAAGCCAGAAATAGAACGGAGCTAGTTATAATAATTATGACGTATTTAAATCATAATTATTATAACTAGCTCCGTTCTATATTCTTGGAATTACTTTAGAAACACCTCATCATTATCGGTCATGAACATGCGGGTACTTTCGGTATAGGTCCCGCCAGTAGGTGATTTATATTTCAGATCGACATAAAACGCCCGGTAACCAGAGGCCGGGTAGGCTTCGCTTACTGATACAGTGCTGGTGTGATTAATACCCAGTGATTTGCCTTCCCACTTCTCGTCCTGGAAAATCATATCGGTTGAATTGGCTGACCAGACCGTCACATCTTCCAGTTTGTCAGAGGTGGATTTAATTTTCAGATTGACGCCGGTTTTTGTGGGTGTTACGGTCCACTGGCAGCTTGGATAAGGCTGTTTGGTTAAGGTTGTTCCAAAAAACGCATTCAGCGCTTCGAGGGCCTGCCGCTTATCGCCCAGGTCGTGTCCGACGTTCGGTACATAATGGATGTAATTTTCGCCCGGAATCTGACCGATATAATGCTTCACGGCATCGACCGTCCAGTATTCATCGTTGGTACCCATAAATAGCATTTTAGGCATCGTTAACTTTTTGCGATACGAATAAGGGTCAATCATTTCCGTAACGGCGCTACCTTCTTTGCTATGGACGGTCTGCGGGATGCCCAGCTTTACATAATCTTCGATCTGTTCGCTGTATTTATTCCAGATCTTCATCTGATAGTCCAGATTAATAGGCATGTTCAGCACATCAATTACCATAGGCGCAATCGCAACGGCCCGTTTGTCGCTGGCTCCCGTCAGCCAGGTAGTCCAGCCTCGTTTCGAAGCGCCCGAAACCACAAAGCGATTGACATCCTTATGCAGCGTTTGTTTAGCAAATTCCTGGACAGCATCCATTGCCCGAACGGCACTTTTAACCATTGGAAAAAGGAGTGGCCAGCTATAATCGCCATCTTTCTTGTACTGATGGAGCGTGTAGGAAATCAGCGCGTCTTCTTTCAGATTATCGTAGAGCGGCTGATTGGGCGTTTGCCGAAGTACAGCTACCACAGCGTTGTTTTTGGTGGCTAACTGGCTGATGGCCCGGTTGAACGTATCCTCCCGCTTGTTCCAGTTGGGTTCGCCCTCTTTATTGACCGCTCCGCCCGTAATGAAAAGCAGCGCGCCATCGTGGTTGACTTCTTTCGGAACCAGGATTGACAATTGGTGCTTCCAGGTGTATTCCCGCCATTTCTGCGAGGTGAGGAGTACTTCATAAGCGGTAATGTCGCCATAGCTATAGGTGTCTTTTACCTCCCATTTAAACGACTGGTCACCATTGTTCAGGTATGCATCCAGGGCGGTCGAGGGTGTAATGCCATCCGTTGGTTTGGGCAGGACAAAGGCAAAAAGTGCACTAATCAGGCCAACAACGGCGACGAGTTTAAGCAGATTACTGTTCATTAGGGTTTTGAGGTTAATTGAAAGGTTATCGTGAAATGGTTATCGCTTGGTCGTTACTCATGAAGG
This window of the Spirosoma aerolatum genome carries:
- a CDS encoding PhoPQ-activated pathogenicity-related family protein; the protein is MNSNLLKLVAVVGLISALFAFVLPKPTDGITPSTALDAYLNNGDQSFKWEVKDTYSYGDITAYEVLLTSQKWREYTWKHQLSILVPKEVNHDGALLFITGGAVNKEGEPNWNKREDTFNRAISQLATKNNAVVAVLRQTPNQPLYDNLKEDALISYTLHQYKKDGDYSWPLLFPMVKSAVRAMDAVQEFAKQTLHKDVNRFVVSGASKRGWTTWLTGASDKRAVAIAPMVIDVLNMPINLDYQMKIWNKYSEQIEDYVKLGIPQTVHSKEGSAVTEMIDPYSYRKKLTMPKMLFMGTNDEYWTVDAVKHYIGQIPGENYIHYVPNVGHDLGDKRQALEALNAFFGTTLTKQPYPSCQWTVTPTKTGVNLKIKSTSDKLEDVTVWSANSTDMIFQDEKWEGKSLGINHTSTVSVSEAYPASGYRAFYVDLKYKSPTGGTYTESTRMFMTDNDEVFLK
- a CDS encoding DUF805 domain-containing protein, whose product is MNTLPNAANHVSVLDNYVAVLKKYNDFNGRARRSEYWYFFLVNVIVTQGLNFVNILIFNGSGVVGGLLMLLNLAILVPSVAVAIRRMHDVGKSGWYALIPFYNLILACTEGVKGANEYGNYPKQNA
- a CDS encoding VOC family protein — its product is MKTTVKELRLILTVDNLDELIRFYRDTVGLETSKEWHEETGNGIILDAGRASLELIDASHAARIDELEVGSRVSGPIRLALRVTDSVSQASEQLIKGGAVEVAPPTVAPWSEVARVQTPDGMQLTLFGTSTLAD
- a CDS encoding response regulator, encoding MPVKLPILLVDDDPQLVEILNRAASHVFPLAHFIQISSFSEAITYLEALKEHGPRLVLLDIDLKDKHSGFDFLTLLREHPQGKMVPVVLLSVNSDEQVAEEAYTLGANAFTQKPDTYADWKKYVKLLKLYWFETVTIPKVWLKP
- a CDS encoding sensor histidine kinase, with translation MFFYFGAVSAIWVLNAVRWSFSRTWIDGLFTLLVLISFGQSAFFALFAEKVPLSKAGYLIIHVLHRGLIKLIFLELIYLLFNGAMWSVTNQKRWRWGQLGLVIYTLVNVILLWITDEDWYRSITGHVASGLYWCLLIGISGMGIRIAAQRKDAIGKTFILGSVFMLLNELYVLIYAWLHRWPFPDPVISIDLQRQILWGERIIELLWFSLCLVFYQRTIAVAEAVEQTKLAEQLKQERLETELTMRRLEQEKTSVQLRALQAQVNPHFLFNSLNSLSALIDDDQQRASQFVDELSQVYRYLLKASEQPLTSLDSELDFIESYYHLLKTRHGNGLSLTVQVESDYRSGLIPPLTLQLLVENAVKHNIALASEPLHIRISTDELGYLEVSNNLQRKRSAVLSNGIGLSTIIAQYQKLEQPVPDILEGDGRFRVRLPLIRPIGEFA
- a CDS encoding response regulator: MEINNPIIFIDDDDDDQVIFKPLLQKIAPNCPILFFTDGQQAIDYLRTTNDRPFLIISEVSMNVMNGLELRRQIEEDSQLRKRAIPFIFFTHPVYKHLVEEAYELTIQGFFEKKQSVVELENQLQAIVAYWSNCLHPNRFTDTDY
- a CDS encoding RNA polymerase sigma factor: MKQSIAIHKSQLPVSSNDAFDNLYKKYVKKVFQKCLSVTNDVEAAEDCTQDIFLKAFTHLKAFRNQSRLSTWLYSIAHNYCQDRIRLEKRLATERMTPGMDVRSDETNAQESVDEQILQLENLLQQLPNEEATLLRLKYEQNLSIQQLSRRFHLSESAIKMRLKRSREKLRALAVACDEWND